The Lucilia cuprina isolate Lc7/37 chromosome 5, ASM2204524v1, whole genome shotgun sequence genome includes a window with the following:
- the LOC124420117 gene encoding ras-related protein Rab-2A-like, which translates to MSYAYLFKYIIIGDTGVGKSCLLLQFTDKRFQPVHDLTIGVEFGARMITIDGKQIKLQIWDTAGQEAFRSITRSYYSGAAGALLVYDITRRETFNHLTTWLEDARQHSNSNMVIMLIGNKSDLESRREVKKEEGEAFAREHGLVFMETSARTAANVEEAFINTAKEIYVKIQEGVFDINNEANGIKIGQQHSSTNPSLPGSGNQAGSASSGC; encoded by the coding sequence ATGTCTTACGCctatttattcaaatatattataattgGTGATACAGGTGTTGGTAAATCATGTCTCTTACTACAATTTACGGACAAACGTTTCCAACCTGTACACGATCTTACCATTGGCGTTGAATTTGGTGCCCGCATGATAACCATCGATGGCAAACAAATCAAATTACAAATATGGGATACCGCTGGTCAAGAAGCATTCAGATCAATAACACGTTCATATTATAGTGGTGCTGCTGGTGCTTTATTGGTATATGACATAACCAGACGTGAAACATTTAACCATTTGACAACATGGTTAGAAGATGCCAGACAACATTCAAATTCCAATATGGTTATAATGTTGATAGGAAATAAAAGCGATTTAGAGTCAAGGCGTGAAGTTAAAAAGGAAGAGGGTGAAGCTTTCGCTCGTGAACATGGTTTAGTATTTATGGAAACATCAGCACGTACAGCGGCCAACGTTGAGGAAGCCTTTATTAATACAGCCaaagaaatttatgtaaaaattcaaGAAGGTGTTTTCGATATCAATAATGAGGCCAACGGTATTAAAATTGGTCAACAGCATTCCTCCACAAATCCTTCACTGCCCGGTTCGGGCAATCAAGCTGGGTCAGCAAGTAGCGGTTGTTAA